One part of the Numenius arquata chromosome 24, bNumArq3.hap1.1, whole genome shotgun sequence genome encodes these proteins:
- the PHTF1 gene encoding protein PHTF1 isoform X1 has protein sequence MAARGTDAISWYQKKIGAYDQQIWEKSIEQTEMKGFKSKPKKKGHIQPDLIDVDLIRGSTFAKAKPEIPWTSLTRKGIVRVVFFPLFSQWWIQVTSQRIFMWLLVLYVMQVVAVVLYFMMPVVNASEVMGPMCLMLLMGTVHCQIVSTQINRPSGNNGLSRRRRKLRKSVGVDGNSWSSDKNSKEEQAESESVLNGVFTFNCIFSHRIRRIKLVAEKGTETENGVNAVNNGIKHRHARSEYRLLHFKEKNKLSDGEKSHQDDCTNRGGVSDELSSEEDAEAMAQRILLRQNVEGVSSDNSYEEKKKRPLVSLNQAVSQVLGQALKVARDSDSVVESELESTLYSQDSRSCTSAGSRSCSVTRRDSESTRHDSETEDMLWDDLLHGPECRSSCTSDSEDTAVRGTRRDLKEDVFQQNHLFWLQNTSPASAKVSALIWEGNDCKKVDMSVLEISGIIMSRVNAYQQGVGYQMLGNIITIGLAFLPFLYRLFRADNLEQLCSISLMELLHIFCGAPASTPVLVLSAINFLERLCLTWMFFFMMCVAERTYKQRFLFAKLFSHITSARKARKYEIPHFRLKKVENIKIWLSLRSYLKRRGPQRSVDVVVSSVFLLALSIAFICCAQVLKGHKTFLNAAYNWEFLIWEAALLLFLLRLASLGSETNKKYSNISILLTEQINLYLKMEKKPNKKEQLSLVNNVLKLSTKLLKELDTPFRLYGLTMNPLIYNITRVVILSAVSGVISDLLGFNIRLWKIKP, from the exons ATGGCCGCTCGCGGCACCGATGCCATTTCCTGGTACCAGAAGAAG ATCGGGGCCTACGACCAGCAGATATGGGAGAAGTCCATCGAGCAGACCGAGATGAAG GGCTTCAAAAGCAAGCCTAAGAAGAAGGGTCACATCCAGCCTGACCTGATCGACGTGGATTTGATCCGAG GCTCTACATTTGCCAAGGCCAAGCCCGAAATCCCCTGGACGTCGCTAACTCGGAAAGGAATTGTGAGAGTTGTGTTTTTTCCGTTATTCAGCCAGTGGTGGATACAGGTCACTTCCCAGCGCATTTTTATGTGGCTCCTGGTGCTTTATGTTATGCAAG tCGTAGCTGTTGTGTTGTATTTCATGATGCCAGTTGTGAATGCAAGCGAAGTCATGGGACCGATGTGCCTTATGTTACTGATGGGAACAGTCCACTGCCAGATCGTCTCCACCCAGATCAACAGACCTTCAGGAAACAACGGGCTCAGCAGGCGGAGGAG gaagTTACGCAAATCTGTGGGAGTCGATGGGAACAGTTGGTCTTCTGACAAAAACAGTAAAGAAGAGCAGGCTGAATCTGAATCCGTTCTTAATGGTGTATTTA CatttaattgtattttctctCATAGGATTAGAAGAATAAAGTTGGTAGCTGAGAAAGGGACTGAGACAGAAAATGGTGTGAATGCTGTGAATAATGGCATTAAGCACAGACATGCCAGATCTGAATACAGGCTGTTgcacttcaaagagaaaaataaactttccGATGGGGAAAAGAGCCACCAG GATGACTGCACCAACAGGGGTGGTGTTTCCGATGAGCTCTCGAGTGAGGAGGATGCTGAAGCGATGGCACAAAGGATCTTGTTACGCCAGAACGTAGAAGGAGTTTCCAGTGACAATAGctatgaagagaagaaaaagaggccTCTTGTTTCTCTGAACCAGGCTGTCTCACAGGTACTCGGG CAAGCCTTGAAAGTCGCCAGAGACTCTGACAGTGTCGTGGAATCTGAACTAGAATCCACATTATATAGTCAG GACTCGCGGTCCTGCACAAGCGCGGGCTCCCGGAGCTGCAGCGTGACCCGCAGGGACTCGGAGAGCACTCGCCACGACTCTGAGACCGAAGACATGCTTTGGGACGATCTGCTCCACGGGCCCGAGTGTCGCTCCTCCTGCACCAGCGACAGCGAGGACACGGCCGTGAGGGGCACCCGGCGGGATCTGAAGGAAGATGTTTTCCAGCAG AACCATTTGTTCTGGCTGCAGAACACAAGCCCCGCCTCTGCCAAAGTGAGTGCACTGATCTGGGAGGGGAATGACTGTAAGAAGGTGGACATGTCTGTGCTGGAGATCAGTGGGATTATCATGAGCAGG GTTAATGCGTACCAGCAAGGCGTGGGGTATCAGATGCTGGGGAACATCATCACCATTGGGTTGGCGTTCCTGCCCTTCCTCTACAGGCTGTTCCGCGCGGATaacctggagcagctctgctccatTTCTCTGATGGAGCTTCTGCACATCTTTTGTGGAGCACCCGCCAGCACCCCCGTCCTTGTGTTGTCTGCCATCAACTTCCTTGAAAGACTCTGCCTAACCTGGATGTTTTTCTTCATGATGTGTGTTGCCGAGAGAACGTACAAACAG AGGTTTTTGTTTGCCAAGCTTTTTAGTCACATCACATCTGCTCGGAAAGCCAGGAAATATGAAATTCCTCACTTTAGACTCAAGAAGGTAGAAAACATTAAGATCTGGTTATCCCTTCGCTCCTATCTGAAG CGGCGAGGCCCGCAGCGCTCTGTGGACGTCGTCGTATCCTCAGTCTTTTTGCTGGCTCTTTCCATTGCTTTTATATGCTGTGCCCAG GTTCTTAAGGGtcacaaaacatttctgaatgCAGCTTACAACTGGGAGTTCCTAATCTGGGAGGCAGCACTTCTTCTCTTTCTACTGCGTCTGGCATCTCTGGGCTCTGAAACTAACAAGAAATACAGTAATATTTCCATCTTGCTCACGGAGCAG ATAAACTTGTACCtgaagatggagaagaagccAAACAAGAAGGAACAGTTGTCTCTCGTGAACAATGTTTTGAAACTCTCTACAAAGCTGCTGAAG GAATTAGACACTCCATTTAGGCTGTATGGACTGACCATGAATCCCTTAATCTACAACATAACACGTGTTGTGATACTCTCCGCTGTCTCGGGTGTTATAAGTGATCTCCTGGGGTTCAATATCCGA ttatGGAAAATTAAACCGTGA
- the PHTF1 gene encoding protein PHTF1 isoform X2 yields MAARGTDAISWYQKKIGAYDQQIWEKSIEQTEMKGFKSKPKKKGHIQPDLIDVDLIRGSTFAKAKPEIPWTSLTRKGIVRVVFFPLFSQWWIQVTSQRIFMWLLVLYVMQVVAVVLYFMMPVVNASEVMGPMCLMLLMGTVHCQIVSTQINRPSGNNGLSRRRRKLRKSVGVDGNSWSSDKNSKEEQAESESVLNGVFSVLFRRRIRRIKLVAEKGTETENGVNAVNNGIKHRHARSEYRLLHFKEKNKLSDGEKSHQDDCTNRGGVSDELSSEEDAEAMAQRILLRQNVEGVSSDNSYEEKKKRPLVSLNQAVSQVLGQALKVARDSDSVVESELESTLYSQDSRSCTSAGSRSCSVTRRDSESTRHDSETEDMLWDDLLHGPECRSSCTSDSEDTAVRGTRRDLKEDVFQQNHLFWLQNTSPASAKVSALIWEGNDCKKVDMSVLEISGIIMSRVNAYQQGVGYQMLGNIITIGLAFLPFLYRLFRADNLEQLCSISLMELLHIFCGAPASTPVLVLSAINFLERLCLTWMFFFMMCVAERTYKQRFLFAKLFSHITSARKARKYEIPHFRLKKVENIKIWLSLRSYLKRRGPQRSVDVVVSSVFLLALSIAFICCAQVLKGHKTFLNAAYNWEFLIWEAALLLFLLRLASLGSETNKKYSNISILLTEQINLYLKMEKKPNKKEQLSLVNNVLKLSTKLLKELDTPFRLYGLTMNPLIYNITRVVILSAVSGVISDLLGFNIRLWKIKP; encoded by the exons ATGGCCGCTCGCGGCACCGATGCCATTTCCTGGTACCAGAAGAAG ATCGGGGCCTACGACCAGCAGATATGGGAGAAGTCCATCGAGCAGACCGAGATGAAG GGCTTCAAAAGCAAGCCTAAGAAGAAGGGTCACATCCAGCCTGACCTGATCGACGTGGATTTGATCCGAG GCTCTACATTTGCCAAGGCCAAGCCCGAAATCCCCTGGACGTCGCTAACTCGGAAAGGAATTGTGAGAGTTGTGTTTTTTCCGTTATTCAGCCAGTGGTGGATACAGGTCACTTCCCAGCGCATTTTTATGTGGCTCCTGGTGCTTTATGTTATGCAAG tCGTAGCTGTTGTGTTGTATTTCATGATGCCAGTTGTGAATGCAAGCGAAGTCATGGGACCGATGTGCCTTATGTTACTGATGGGAACAGTCCACTGCCAGATCGTCTCCACCCAGATCAACAGACCTTCAGGAAACAACGGGCTCAGCAGGCGGAGGAG gaagTTACGCAAATCTGTGGGAGTCGATGGGAACAGTTGGTCTTCTGACAAAAACAGTAAAGAAGAGCAGGCTGAATCTGAATCCGTTCTTAATGGTGTATTTAGTGTGCTTTTCCGAAGGAG GATTAGAAGAATAAAGTTGGTAGCTGAGAAAGGGACTGAGACAGAAAATGGTGTGAATGCTGTGAATAATGGCATTAAGCACAGACATGCCAGATCTGAATACAGGCTGTTgcacttcaaagagaaaaataaactttccGATGGGGAAAAGAGCCACCAG GATGACTGCACCAACAGGGGTGGTGTTTCCGATGAGCTCTCGAGTGAGGAGGATGCTGAAGCGATGGCACAAAGGATCTTGTTACGCCAGAACGTAGAAGGAGTTTCCAGTGACAATAGctatgaagagaagaaaaagaggccTCTTGTTTCTCTGAACCAGGCTGTCTCACAGGTACTCGGG CAAGCCTTGAAAGTCGCCAGAGACTCTGACAGTGTCGTGGAATCTGAACTAGAATCCACATTATATAGTCAG GACTCGCGGTCCTGCACAAGCGCGGGCTCCCGGAGCTGCAGCGTGACCCGCAGGGACTCGGAGAGCACTCGCCACGACTCTGAGACCGAAGACATGCTTTGGGACGATCTGCTCCACGGGCCCGAGTGTCGCTCCTCCTGCACCAGCGACAGCGAGGACACGGCCGTGAGGGGCACCCGGCGGGATCTGAAGGAAGATGTTTTCCAGCAG AACCATTTGTTCTGGCTGCAGAACACAAGCCCCGCCTCTGCCAAAGTGAGTGCACTGATCTGGGAGGGGAATGACTGTAAGAAGGTGGACATGTCTGTGCTGGAGATCAGTGGGATTATCATGAGCAGG GTTAATGCGTACCAGCAAGGCGTGGGGTATCAGATGCTGGGGAACATCATCACCATTGGGTTGGCGTTCCTGCCCTTCCTCTACAGGCTGTTCCGCGCGGATaacctggagcagctctgctccatTTCTCTGATGGAGCTTCTGCACATCTTTTGTGGAGCACCCGCCAGCACCCCCGTCCTTGTGTTGTCTGCCATCAACTTCCTTGAAAGACTCTGCCTAACCTGGATGTTTTTCTTCATGATGTGTGTTGCCGAGAGAACGTACAAACAG AGGTTTTTGTTTGCCAAGCTTTTTAGTCACATCACATCTGCTCGGAAAGCCAGGAAATATGAAATTCCTCACTTTAGACTCAAGAAGGTAGAAAACATTAAGATCTGGTTATCCCTTCGCTCCTATCTGAAG CGGCGAGGCCCGCAGCGCTCTGTGGACGTCGTCGTATCCTCAGTCTTTTTGCTGGCTCTTTCCATTGCTTTTATATGCTGTGCCCAG GTTCTTAAGGGtcacaaaacatttctgaatgCAGCTTACAACTGGGAGTTCCTAATCTGGGAGGCAGCACTTCTTCTCTTTCTACTGCGTCTGGCATCTCTGGGCTCTGAAACTAACAAGAAATACAGTAATATTTCCATCTTGCTCACGGAGCAG ATAAACTTGTACCtgaagatggagaagaagccAAACAAGAAGGAACAGTTGTCTCTCGTGAACAATGTTTTGAAACTCTCTACAAAGCTGCTGAAG GAATTAGACACTCCATTTAGGCTGTATGGACTGACCATGAATCCCTTAATCTACAACATAACACGTGTTGTGATACTCTCCGCTGTCTCGGGTGTTATAAGTGATCTCCTGGGGTTCAATATCCGA ttatGGAAAATTAAACCGTGA
- the PHTF1 gene encoding protein PHTF1 isoform X3, with protein sequence MAARGTDAISWYQKKIGAYDQQIWEKSIEQTEMKGFKSKPKKKGHIQPDLIDVDLIRGSTFAKAKPEIPWTSLTRKGIVRVVFFPLFSQWWIQVTSQRIFMWLLVLYVMQVVAVVLYFMMPVVNASEVMGPMCLMLLMGTVHCQIVSTQINRPSGNNGLSRRRRKLRKSVGVDGNSWSSDKNSKEEQAESESVLNGVFSVLFRRRIRRIKLVAEKGTETENGVNAVNNGIKHRHARSEYRLLHFKEKNKLSDGEKSHQDDCTNRGGVSDELSSEEDAEAMAQRILLRQNVEGVSSDNSYEEKKKRPLVSLNQAVSQVKQALKVARDSDSVVESELESTLYSQDSRSCTSAGSRSCSVTRRDSESTRHDSETEDMLWDDLLHGPECRSSCTSDSEDTAVRGTRRDLKEDVFQQNHLFWLQNTSPASAKVSALIWEGNDCKKVDMSVLEISGIIMSRVNAYQQGVGYQMLGNIITIGLAFLPFLYRLFRADNLEQLCSISLMELLHIFCGAPASTPVLVLSAINFLERLCLTWMFFFMMCVAERTYKQRFLFAKLFSHITSARKARKYEIPHFRLKKVENIKIWLSLRSYLKRRGPQRSVDVVVSSVFLLALSIAFICCAQVLKGHKTFLNAAYNWEFLIWEAALLLFLLRLASLGSETNKKYSNISILLTEQVSPFSLFSPWLRGLFRDNYCISDQLKKYWNKILKFRNQHFCWTEGNETLYELLAIWTDSNCKILDYFCLCINKF encoded by the exons ATGGCCGCTCGCGGCACCGATGCCATTTCCTGGTACCAGAAGAAG ATCGGGGCCTACGACCAGCAGATATGGGAGAAGTCCATCGAGCAGACCGAGATGAAG GGCTTCAAAAGCAAGCCTAAGAAGAAGGGTCACATCCAGCCTGACCTGATCGACGTGGATTTGATCCGAG GCTCTACATTTGCCAAGGCCAAGCCCGAAATCCCCTGGACGTCGCTAACTCGGAAAGGAATTGTGAGAGTTGTGTTTTTTCCGTTATTCAGCCAGTGGTGGATACAGGTCACTTCCCAGCGCATTTTTATGTGGCTCCTGGTGCTTTATGTTATGCAAG tCGTAGCTGTTGTGTTGTATTTCATGATGCCAGTTGTGAATGCAAGCGAAGTCATGGGACCGATGTGCCTTATGTTACTGATGGGAACAGTCCACTGCCAGATCGTCTCCACCCAGATCAACAGACCTTCAGGAAACAACGGGCTCAGCAGGCGGAGGAG gaagTTACGCAAATCTGTGGGAGTCGATGGGAACAGTTGGTCTTCTGACAAAAACAGTAAAGAAGAGCAGGCTGAATCTGAATCCGTTCTTAATGGTGTATTTAGTGTGCTTTTCCGAAGGAG GATTAGAAGAATAAAGTTGGTAGCTGAGAAAGGGACTGAGACAGAAAATGGTGTGAATGCTGTGAATAATGGCATTAAGCACAGACATGCCAGATCTGAATACAGGCTGTTgcacttcaaagagaaaaataaactttccGATGGGGAAAAGAGCCACCAG GATGACTGCACCAACAGGGGTGGTGTTTCCGATGAGCTCTCGAGTGAGGAGGATGCTGAAGCGATGGCACAAAGGATCTTGTTACGCCAGAACGTAGAAGGAGTTTCCAGTGACAATAGctatgaagagaagaaaaagaggccTCTTGTTTCTCTGAACCAGGCTGTCTCACAG GTCAAGCAAGCCTTGAAAGTCGCCAGAGACTCTGACAGTGTCGTGGAATCTGAACTAGAATCCACATTATATAGTCAG GACTCGCGGTCCTGCACAAGCGCGGGCTCCCGGAGCTGCAGCGTGACCCGCAGGGACTCGGAGAGCACTCGCCACGACTCTGAGACCGAAGACATGCTTTGGGACGATCTGCTCCACGGGCCCGAGTGTCGCTCCTCCTGCACCAGCGACAGCGAGGACACGGCCGTGAGGGGCACCCGGCGGGATCTGAAGGAAGATGTTTTCCAGCAG AACCATTTGTTCTGGCTGCAGAACACAAGCCCCGCCTCTGCCAAAGTGAGTGCACTGATCTGGGAGGGGAATGACTGTAAGAAGGTGGACATGTCTGTGCTGGAGATCAGTGGGATTATCATGAGCAGG GTTAATGCGTACCAGCAAGGCGTGGGGTATCAGATGCTGGGGAACATCATCACCATTGGGTTGGCGTTCCTGCCCTTCCTCTACAGGCTGTTCCGCGCGGATaacctggagcagctctgctccatTTCTCTGATGGAGCTTCTGCACATCTTTTGTGGAGCACCCGCCAGCACCCCCGTCCTTGTGTTGTCTGCCATCAACTTCCTTGAAAGACTCTGCCTAACCTGGATGTTTTTCTTCATGATGTGTGTTGCCGAGAGAACGTACAAACAG AGGTTTTTGTTTGCCAAGCTTTTTAGTCACATCACATCTGCTCGGAAAGCCAGGAAATATGAAATTCCTCACTTTAGACTCAAGAAGGTAGAAAACATTAAGATCTGGTTATCCCTTCGCTCCTATCTGAAG CGGCGAGGCCCGCAGCGCTCTGTGGACGTCGTCGTATCCTCAGTCTTTTTGCTGGCTCTTTCCATTGCTTTTATATGCTGTGCCCAG GTTCTTAAGGGtcacaaaacatttctgaatgCAGCTTACAACTGGGAGTTCCTAATCTGGGAGGCAGCACTTCTTCTCTTTCTACTGCGTCTGGCATCTCTGGGCTCTGAAACTAACAAGAAATACAGTAATATTTCCATCTTGCTCACGGAGCAGGTATCTCCATTCAGCTTATTCTCCCCTTGGCTTCGGGGCTTGTTTAGAGATAATTATTGCATTTCAGACCAGCTTAAAAAATActggaataaaattttaaaatttagaaatCAACACTTTTGCTGGACAGAAGGCAATGAAACCCTGTACGAGCTGTTAGCCATTTGGACAGACTCAAATTGTAAAATTCtagattatttttgtctttgcattAACAAGTTTTAG